One segment of Danio aesculapii chromosome 3, fDanAes4.1, whole genome shotgun sequence DNA contains the following:
- the LOC130220735 gene encoding interferon-induced very large GTPase 1-like: MKDLFHRLHVKLKHLNNLRAADVLQIKKHPIQSNESYSEEELIQSFLQKVLMMNYRARYIKTKENDEQAQTEDNCESPEDESDFFDVLNASMSDNITGKSKQIHPMDVQMAVFHCADDFLKQLMVTKLSQCQFALPLLVPDIFTQQIEFPLWTFRQITKSWKIRNTNNETMSQTQPIYKAQTPMVFFFRFGSVSSSKSQLMNSLINDKHNTFFHRNCPGSSRSRVLMDGVVEIAWFCPSGKNTDKFTDCVAFCNLHGDAGVHEKQLQILTEMASVNVVLLPRLHTDDRIAVKIKKMFSEEKPLICLFTEHKSKAIPKKKGKYKIGLKDRNQSEVSEELRGAIKDCLSESSSTFRLEDVSKHSDIRVDEEDDEDCRRGRAAAQQMISLLEKKKLTEIKESFLPHQGKLWHQWSQKNKELHRLRGDDDEVEIKTEMKNKRQNQYKSVISEFMNFFIKEINSHDRHKMFFLKWLRILLDEYASADIITLHHKYNEKWSTVLKLTENTKKSHQLKDEQIELERISEDLQAAAFGLEHIMREIGQIYESCSSVKENKKDLPVHFSSLPSLAAKMMISGFPLELMDGDAAHVPLVWISAVFDQLVQKLGDQTRVFVLSVLGIQSSGKSTMLNAMFGLQFAVSAGRCTRGAFMQLVKVSEEMKTQMNIDYILVVDTEGLCALELAGRSTRHHDNELATFVVGLANLTVINIFGENLSEMQDVLQIIVQAYLRMKKVRLNPSCVFVHQNVSDITAVEKNMEGRRRLQETLDEMTKLAAEEEVCDAECFSDVIRFDVQNDVKYVAQLWEGSPPMAPPNPNYSENIQELKETIMSRASKLDGMLLNNLKDHIKNLWKALLNEQFVLSFKNSLEAAAYKKLDTEYNKWLNSLHCALIETEKKLHSQIENEAIHKVEKSDLQRELKKTVEQVEKSLSEFFERDAYANILIKWKTSFETKLKEHQENIVSQTIIKVNEILQKRDMNKKIDAQRTHHEKTLYEKSKELALKLNEKKNNEGTQKEEFDLFWKQCVKSLTDIDILGDVRKILGDWKEDDKFNDIFTVKSYFTYVTFKNNSKSGIEGVENHYKETLFLQSDSQIRSFIEDVAHQTETMIQSFNISENGYSISYIQQLTDNIKKRVKEHVKGPVKYQFTDEFFIDLIFSICMRINDRITEEHRRFRKANYPVLNLRKKRDEYYSIFIKYCHAATSAAILGQIICQKLREPIELSIYRKTSRDLADEMRSNCESLNGNRSNLEKHILKTLAEEEDFDKYMNYIENPRGHYKSFIRDEVSRYIRDKFSICVLPKMKENIKLLQQKIMNAAHQSTEHVQVNSGDVGLWLKSFTQQLSDQLIFSEEHLSGVKHDDVDDFRLLEDVIRQELPAVMSDISSRFNTDTFPVKLDYKFRPDELLIDHFCQCCWVQCPFCGVTCTNTIENHDGDHSAPLHRVIGIKGTVYKSTNTLVCNICSKLHESYYLINKQTGKHYIKYHTRGGGVYADWSIIPDLSEMPYWKWVVCRFQKDLENCYSKIFEGHGMILNEWRRYTKKQAIESIDGHFQEIEHPVTVSPV; this comes from the coding sequence atgaaGGATCTATTTCACAGACTCCATGTTAAACTTAAGCACCTCAATAACCTGAGAGCTGCAGATGTTCTTCAGATAAAGAAACATCCAATACAATCTAATGAGTCTTATTCTGAAGAGGAGCTGATTCAGTCTTTCCTACAAAAAGTACTGATGATGAACTACAGAGCAAGatacataaaaacaaaggaaaacgATGAACAAGCTCAAACAGAAGACAACTGTGAATCGCCTGAGGATGAGAGTGATTTTTTTGATGTTCTAAACGCATCTATGTCAGACAACATTACAGGCAAATCTAAGCAAATTCACCCGATGGATGTTCAGATGGCTGTGTTTCATTGTGCTGATGATTTCCTGAAGCAGCTGATGGTCACTAAACTGTCCCAGTGTCAGTTCGCTCTGCCTCTGCTTGTTCCTGACATATTCACACAACAGATTGAGTTTCCTCTCTGGACATTCAGACAAATCACCAAAAGCTGGAAGATCAGAAACACCAACAATGAAACCATGAGTCAAACCCAGCCGATCTACAAGGCACAAACTCCAATGGTGTTTTTCTTTAGGTTTGGCTCTGTATCTTCATCCAAGTCTCAGCTGATGAACAGTCTGATCAATGACAAACACAACACGTTCTTCCACAGGAACTGCCCAGGCAGCAGCAGATCCAGAGTCCTGATGGATGGAGTGGTGGAGATTGCCTGGTTCTGCCCTTCTGGGAAGAACACAGATAAATTCACTGACTGTGTGGCCTTCTGTAATCTACATGGAGACGCAGGAGTCCATGAGAAACAGCTGCAGATCCTCACTGAGATGGCCTCAGTCAATGTGGTTCTTCTGCCACGACTGCACACGGATGACAGAAttgcagttaaaataaaaaaaatgttcagtgaAGAAAAGCCACTGATTTGTCTTTTTACTGAACATAAAAGTAAAGCAATtccaaaaaagaaaggaaaatacAAGATTGGTCTGAAAGACAGAAATCAGTCAGAAGTATCTGAAGAACTCAGAGGAGCTATAAAGGATTGTCTCTCAGAATCATCTTCCACTTTCAGACTTGAAGATGTGTCCAAACATTCAGACATCAGAGTAGATGAGGAAGATGATGAAGACTGCAGAAGAGGAAGAGCAGCAGCACAGCAGATGATCAGTTTACTGGAGAAGAAAAAGCTGACAGAAATCAAAGAATCATTTCTGCCTCATCAGGGGAAACTGTGGCATCAGTGGAGTCAGAAGAACAAAGAACTACATCGACTTCGAGGAGATGACGATGAAgtggaaataaaaactgaaatgaaaaataaacgtcAAAATCAATATAAATCTGTCATCAGTGAGTTTATGAACTTCTTTATTAAAGAAATTAACTCACATGATAGACATAAGATGTTTTTCCTAAAATGGCTTAGAATTCTGCTTGATGAATATGCATCAGCTGATATTATTACTCTACATCACAAGTACAATGAAAAGTGGTCAACAGTCTTAAAGCTAACAGAGAATACAAAAAAATCTCATCAACTCAAGGATGAACAAATTGAACTTGAGAGAATATCTGAGGATCTTCAAGCTGCAGCTTTTGGTCTAGAGCACATCATGAGGGAGATCGGTCAGATCTATGAATCATGTTCATCTGTGAAGGAGAACAAGAAAGATCTGCCAGTTCACTTCTCTTCTCTCCCGAGTCTCGCAGCAAAGATGATGATCTCTGGGTTTCCACTGGAGCTGATGGATGGAGATGCTGCTCATGTTCCTCTGGTCTGGATCTCTGCTGTTTTTGATCAACTCGTCCAGAAACTGGGAGACCAGACCAGAGTCTTTGTGCTGTCAGTTTTAGGGATCCAGAGCTCTGGGAAATCCACCATGCTGAACGCCATGTTTGGACTCCAGTTTGCCGTCAGTGCTGGCAGGTGCACCAGAGGAGCTTTCATGCAGCTGGTCAAAGTGTCTGAGGAGATGAAAACACAGATGAACATTGACTATATTCTGGTTGTTGATACTGAGGGTCTTTGTGCTCTAGAACTGGCTGGAAGATCAACAAGACATCATGACAATGAATTGGCCACATTTGTTGTTGGTCTTGCCAATCTAACAGTAATCAACATCTTTGGAGAAAACCTATCCGAGATGCAGGATGTTCTTCAGATTATTGTTCAGGCCTACCTGAGGATGAAGAAGGTCAGACTAAATCCtagttgtgtgtttgtgcatcagAATGTCTCAGACATCACAGCTGTAGAAAAAAACATGGAGGGAAGAAGACGATTGCAAGAGACACTGGATGAGATGACAAAACTTGCTGCTGAGGAGGAAGTCTGTGATGCAGAATGTTTCAGTGATGTCATTAGATTTGATGTTCAGAATGATGTGAAGTATGTTGCTCAGCTCTGGGAGGGCAGTCCACCAATGGCTCCCCCAAATCCAAACTACTCTGAGAACATTCAAGAACTGAAGGAAACTATTATGTCTCGCGCCTCAAAATTGGATGGAATGCTGCTGAATAATTTAAAAGATCATATTAAAAATCTCTGGAAAGCTTTACTTAATGAACAATTTGTCTTAAGCTTCAAAAATTCCCTTGAGGCTGCAGCTTACAAAAAACTGGACACTGAATACAACAAATGGTTGAATAGTCTTCATTGTGCCCTGATAGAAACTGAGAAAAAACTACACAGCCAAATAGAAAATGAAGCAATTCACAAGGTTGAGAAATCTGATCTTCAAAGAGAACTGAAGAAGACAGTTGAACAAGTGGAAAAATCACTGTCTGAATTCTTCGAGAGGGATGCTTATGCAAATATACTGATTAAATGGAAAACATCATTTGAAACAAAACTTAAAGAGCATCAGGAAAACATTGTGAGTCAAACAATTATTAAAGTCAATGAGATTCTTCAAAAGAGAGACATGAATAAAAAGATTGATGCTCAGAGGACACATCATGAAAAAACTCTCTATGAAAAGAGCAAAGAACTGGCCTTAAAACTCAACGAGAAAAAAAACAACGAAGGAACACAGAAGGAAGAGTTTGATTTGTTCTGGAAACAGTGTGTGAAAAGCCTTACAGACATTGATATATTGGGAGATGTGAGAAAGATCCTCGGTGACTGGAAAGAGGATGATAAGTTCAATGACATTTTCACTGTGAAGAGTTATTTTACAtatgttacatttaaaaataattcaaaaagtgGAATTGAAGGAGTTGAAAATCACTATAAAGAAACTCTCTTTTTACAAAGTGACTCCCAAATCAGATCATTTATTGAAGATGTTGCTCATCAAACAGAGACAATGATTCAGTCATTTAACATTTCAGAGAATGGCTACAGCATCAGCTACATCCAACAGCTCACAGATAACATCAAAAAAAGGGTAAAAGAACATGTGAAGGGACCAGTGAAATATCAGTTCACAGATGAATTCTTCATTGATTTGATTTTTTCCATCTGCATGAGAATAAATGACAGGATCACTGAAGAACACAGAAGGTTCAGGAAGGCAAATTATCCAGTTCTCAATTTGAGGAAGAAAAGAGATGAGTACTACAGTATTTTCATTAAATACTGCCATGCAGCAACATCAGCTGCTATTTTAGGTCAGATCATCTGTCAGAAACTGAGAGAGCCCATTGAGCTGAGCATCTACAGGAAAACCTCCAGAGATTTAGCAGATGAAATGAGATCAAACTGTGAATCACTGAATGGAAACAGATCAAATCTGGAGAAACACATCCTGAAGACACTGGCAGAAGAGGAGGACTTTGACAAATACATGAACTACATTGAAAATCCCAGAGGTCACTACAAGAGTTTCATCAGAGATGAAGTCAGTCGCTACATCAGAGATAAGTTCAGCATCTGTGTTTTACCCAAGATGAAGGAGAACATTAAACTCCTGCAGCAGAAGATCATGAACGCAGCACATCAATCTACTGAACATGTTCAAGTCAACAGTGGAGATGTTGGTTTGTGGTTGAAGAGTTTCACACAGCAGCTCTCAGATCAGCTGATCTTCTCTGAAGAACACCTCAGTGGAGTCAAacatgatgatgttgatgatttcAGACTCCTAGAAGATGTGATCAGACAAGAGCTTCCTGCTGTAATGTCAGACATCAGCAGCAGATTCAACACAGACACATTTCCAGTAAAGCTGGACTATAAGTTCAGGCCAGATGAGCTTCTGATTGATCACTTCTGTCAGTGCTGTTGGGTTCAGTGTCCATTCTGTGGAGTCACCTGCACAAACACCATAGAAAACCATGATGGAGATCACAGTGCTCCTTTACACAGAGTTATTGGAATTAAAGGCACAGTTTACAAATCAACAAATACTCTAGTTTGTAATATCTGCTCAAAATTACATGAAAGTTATTACCTTATTAATAAACAAACTGgaaaacattatattaaatacCACACAAGAGGAGGAGGAGTTTATGCAGACTGGAGCATCATTCCTGATCTCTCTGAAATGCCCTACTGGAAGTGGGTTGTGTGCAGATtccagaaagatctggaaaactGCTACAGTAAAATATTTGAGGGTCATGGCATGATCCTAAATGAATGGAGAAGATATACAAAAAAGCAAGCTATTGAGAGTATAGACGGACATTTCCAGGAGATCGAACATCCAGTGACAGTTTCACCAGTGTAA